One Brassica napus cultivar Da-Ae chromosome A5, Da-Ae, whole genome shotgun sequence DNA window includes the following coding sequences:
- the LOC111215582 gene encoding protein IQ-DOMAIN 9-like, translating to MGSGNFFKAIIGSKKGKQTKGLSTAVKSKASKKKGTHASSLVVRSEDWAATRIQSAFRAYKARKMLRRLKGIARAKELTEKHPVKKQAAVTLKYLHSWSKIQSQIKARRVGMVMESRMMHKRLENQQKLEAKLHDVEVEWNGGAETKDEILGRIHQREEATIKRERALAYAFSHQWKAEGKTQWLGGYELGNTNWGWSWKERWIAVRPWEVRYSLTPKKPKSLKTVCCKSETKSNSPAKRVSSVSAKAPSSGAAVKPRRLSFPGA from the exons ATGGGTTCTGGAAACTTTTTTAAGGCAATAATTGGATCAAAGAAAGGGAAACAAACAAAG GGACTTTCTACTGCTGTGAAATCAAAAGCTTCCAAGAAGAAGGGTACTCATGCTTCATCACTAGTTGTCCGTAGCGAGGACTGGGCTGCAACTCGAATCCAGTCTGCGTTTAGAGCCTATAAG GCTAGAAAAATGCTAAGGCGTCTAAAAGGGATTGCAAGAGCAAAGGAGTTAACTGAAAAGCATCCAGTGAAGAAGCAAGCGGCGGTTACATTGAAGTATCTTCACTCATGGAGTAAGATACAGTCGCAGATAAAGGCTCGCCGAGTTGGCATGGTCATGGAAAGTCGAATGATGCATAAAAGATTAGAGAATCAGCAGAAGCTTGAGGCTAAGCTTCACGATGTTGAG GTTGAATGGAATGGTGGGGCAGAGACAAAAGATGAGATCTTAGGGAGGATACATCAAAGGGAAGAAGCAACTATCAAGAGGGAAAGAGCCTTGGCTTATGCCTTCTCTCATCAG TGGAAAGCGGAGGGTAAGACTCAGTGGCTAGGGGGTTATGAGCTGGGGAATACTAACTGGGGTTGGAGCTGGAAAGAGCGTTGGATTGCTGTTCGTCCTTGGGAAGTAAGATACTCTTTGACTCCTAAGAAACCAAAGAGTTTAAAGACAGTTTGTTGCAAGAGTGAAACTAAGTCAAACTCACCGGCAAAGAGAGTATCATCAGTCTCAGCCAAAGCTCCGTCTTCTGGAGCCGCCGTGAAACCACGGAGATTGTCATTTCCAGGCGCCTGA
- the LOC111215583 gene encoding nudix hydrolase 22, chloroplastic — protein sequence MESAAAKSISTASSRLLALAQQLRLYKAEESTGKLISHVGFHKPISPAKKAAVLICLFEGDDGDLRVILTKRASGLSTHSGEVSLPGGKAEEGDKDDDGVTATREAEEEIGLHPSLVDVVAFLEPFLSQHLLRVTPVVGILWDRKAFNPTPNPAEVEAVFDAPLEMFLKDENRRSEEIEWNGKRHLLHFFDYNTGDKDYVIWGLTARILIRVASVVYQRPPAFIERIPDFKYPRM from the exons ATGGAGTCCGCAGCCGCGAAAAGTATCTCAACTGCATCATCCAGACTCCTCGCCTTGGCGCAGCAGCTTCGTCTATACAAGGCAGAAGAGAGCACCGGGAAACTGATCTCCCACGTTGGGTTTCACAAACCTATCTCTCCGGCGAAGAAAGCGGCTGTCTTGATCTGTCTCTTCGAAGGAGACGACGGCGATTTGCGTGTTATCCTCACTAAGAGGGCTTCCGGATTGTCTACTCACTCAG GAGAAGTTTCTTTGCCGGGTGGTAAAGCAGAGGAGGGTGATAAGGATGATGATGGTGTTACTGCCACCAGAGAGGCAGAGGAAGAGATTGGATTGCACCCTTCGCTTGTTGATGTTGTTGCTTTCCTCGAACCTTTTCTCTCTCAG CATCTGCTTAGAGTGACTCCTGTAGTGGGAATATTATGGGATAGAAAAGCATTCAATCCAACGCCAAATCCTGCTGAAGTGGAAGCTGTGTTTGATGCACCTCTTGAAATGTTTCTGAAG GATGAGAACCGGAGATCCGAGGAGATTGAGTGGAACGGGAAAAGGCATTTGCTTCACTTCTTTGATTACAATACAGGAGATAAGGATTATGTTATATGGGGTTTAACTGCTAGAATCTTGATAAGAGTTGCATCTGTGGTGTATCAACGACCACCCGCTTTCATTGAACGAATACCTGACTTTAAGTACCCCAGAATG TGA